The following coding sequences are from one Asterias amurensis chromosome 8, ASM3211899v1 window:
- the LOC139940631 gene encoding uncharacterized protein, which translates to MKALSGLAVCILMVIGIHFAASCSIVRNWRPENFVTRMEKAGIVFKGRVIHMQQPPPPNGLYTVKFEVDCVYKTYLPITKEVNVSGFGYIRGFCTATMVTEGESYIVLARGPSAAGESMRITHVNVQSAAETATPNLIASVQNVHSCQKPE; encoded by the coding sequence ATGAAGGCTCTGAGTGGACTCGCTGTTTGTATCTTGATGGTAATCGGGATACACTTTGCCGCATCTTGTTCTATAGTTAGAAACTGGCGTCCAGAAAACTTCGTCACCCGAATGGAGAAAGCTGGAATTGTATTCAAGGGTAGAGTTATCCACATGCAACAACCACCACCACCCAATGGGCTGTATACGGTCAAGTTTGAAGTCGACTGTGTCTACAAAACGTATCTACCGATCACGAAAGAAGTAAACGTGTCCGGGTTCGGATATATAAGAGGGTTTTGTACCGCTACAATGGTTACCGAAGGGGAATCCTACATAGTGTTAGCAAGAGGCCCTTCTGCTGCAGGAGAAAGCATGAGGATCACTCATGTTAACGTACAATCCGCTGCTGAAACTGCTACACCAAATCTCATCGCCAGTGTGCAAAATGTGCATTCCTGCCAAAAACCTGAATAA